A portion of the Oncorhynchus gorbuscha isolate QuinsamMale2020 ecotype Even-year linkage group LG07, OgorEven_v1.0, whole genome shotgun sequence genome contains these proteins:
- the LOC124039386 gene encoding dual specificity protein phosphatase 26-like gives MSEDSTHFDLDVYFKPAADFIHKALKQPDGKILVHCIMGMSRSSTLVLAYLMLYCHIPLHCALQKVIQKRAIYPNRNFLALLLDLDLQLERKQKTCLIL, from the exons ATGT CAGAGGACTCGACTCACTTTGATCTGGATGTTTACTTCAAGCCCGCAGCTGATTTCATTCACAAAGCATTGAAACAACCAGATG ggaAGATTCTCGTCCATTGCATTATGGGTATGAGCAGATCGTCTACCTTGGTGTTGGCGTACCTCATGTTGTATTGTCACATCCCCCTCCATTGTGCTCTTCAGAAAgtaatccagaaaagagccatttaCCCTAACAGGAACTTCCTGGCTCTGCTGCTGGACCTAGACCTTCAGCTGGAGAGAAAACAGAAAACCTGTCTGATTCTGTAG